A section of the Petrimonas sulfuriphila genome encodes:
- the galE gene encoding UDP-glucose 4-epimerase GalE has translation MSKKILVTGGTGYIGSHTVVELQQAGYEVVVIDNLSNSNAEVIEGIVKITGIRPVFEELDCVDFPAMRALFEKYPGIDGVVHFAASKAVGESVQKPLLYYRNNLVSLLNLLELMPQFHVKGIVFSSSCTVYGEPDNNPIDESAPIKPAESPYGNTKQINEEIIRDFIYSGAPVKSIILRYFNPIGAHPSAEIGELPIGVPQNLVPYITQTGMGIREQLSVFGNDYNTPDGSCIRDFINVVDLAKAHVTAIERMLTDKVDEKVEIFNLGTGKGVSVLELIDVFEKVSGKKLNYKIVGRREGDIEQIWANPDKANNVLGWTAKETIENTVASAWRWQQRIASESPHSRV, from the coding sequence ATGTCAAAAAAAATTCTTGTTACAGGCGGGACCGGATACATAGGTTCGCACACGGTAGTTGAGCTGCAACAAGCCGGCTATGAAGTGGTCGTTATAGATAATTTATCCAATTCAAATGCGGAGGTAATCGAGGGGATTGTCAAAATTACGGGAATACGGCCTGTTTTCGAAGAACTCGACTGTGTCGATTTTCCAGCGATGAGAGCGTTGTTCGAAAAATATCCGGGAATTGATGGTGTTGTTCATTTTGCAGCCAGCAAAGCGGTAGGTGAGTCGGTTCAAAAGCCGCTATTGTATTACCGCAACAACCTGGTATCGTTGCTCAACCTGCTGGAACTGATGCCGCAGTTTCATGTGAAAGGCATCGTTTTTTCATCGTCTTGCACGGTCTACGGTGAACCCGATAACAATCCCATCGATGAAAGTGCGCCCATAAAGCCCGCGGAATCGCCTTACGGAAACACCAAACAGATAAACGAAGAGATAATCCGGGATTTTATTTATTCCGGTGCTCCCGTAAAAAGTATTATTTTGCGCTATTTTAACCCGATTGGTGCACATCCATCAGCTGAAATCGGCGAACTGCCTATAGGTGTCCCGCAAAACCTGGTGCCGTACATTACGCAAACCGGCATGGGAATCCGTGAACAATTAAGTGTTTTCGGCAACGATTACAATACTCCCGACGGCTCATGCATCCGCGATTTTATTAATGTGGTTGATCTGGCCAAAGCGCACGTGACAGCCATTGAGCGAATGCTCACGGATAAAGTGGATGAAAAAGTGGAAATTTTCAATCTCGGTACGGGAAAGGGAGTATCGGTGCTGGAACTGATAGATGTTTTTGAAAAGGTTTCAGGCAAGAAGCTGAATTACAAGATTGTAGGCCGAAGAGAAGGCGATATCGAACAAATATGGGCTAATCCCGATAAAGCAAACAACGTTCTTGGCTGGACAGCAAAGGAGACTATCGAAAATACCGTGGCATCGGCGTGGAGATGGCAGCAGCGTATAGCTTCGGAATCTCCTCATTCCCGCGTATAA
- a CDS encoding winged helix-turn-helix domain-containing protein, whose translation MNKKAIGTNAGIIWNLLNSSEKWDVSQLMEKSGLTEIEVYTAIGWLARENKIEIEERPNNKHYYYLIVDYYF comes from the coding sequence ATGAACAAGAAAGCAATTGGAACAAACGCCGGCATCATCTGGAATTTATTGAACAGCAGTGAGAAATGGGACGTTTCTCAATTGATGGAAAAATCAGGCTTGACGGAAATAGAAGTGTACACGGCTATCGGTTGGTTGGCCCGAGAAAACAAGATAGAAATTGAGGAAAGACCAAACAACAAGCACTATTACTACCTTATTGTAGACTATTATTTCTAG
- a CDS encoding phosphatidate cytidylyltransferase, translating to MNPKNLFTRIVAGIIYIAVILVGILGGKYSFIAVFGLFLVIGLYEFYRMTEKNTSHAISKAFNIASGFLIFLSAYLYLENICKIALPLSSITYLLILFASAIFINRKDILHAIIYSFFGQIYVTLPLSILMLLSYQYQTLSNEYYFAFVLAIFVIIWVNDTAAFVVGSLLGKHKFIERISPKKTVEGFIGGIVFSVLAAVVLSSFFTDYSLLFWIGFSIVSALFGTLGDLFESLIKRTYEVKDSGSLIPGHGGILDRIDSLLIAIPAVYIYLAIMLVS from the coding sequence TTGAACCCTAAAAACTTGTTCACTCGGATAGTAGCGGGAATTATTTATATTGCCGTTATTTTAGTGGGTATTCTGGGAGGTAAATACTCCTTTATCGCTGTTTTCGGGCTATTTTTAGTTATCGGGCTTTATGAATTTTACCGGATGACTGAAAAAAACACCTCTCATGCGATCAGTAAAGCGTTCAATATTGCCTCCGGTTTCCTTATTTTTCTTTCGGCATATCTTTATTTGGAGAATATTTGCAAGATTGCGTTGCCCCTAAGCTCCATAACCTATTTGCTTATCCTGTTTGCTTCGGCGATTTTCATAAACCGGAAAGATATTCTCCACGCCATTATCTATTCCTTTTTCGGACAAATTTACGTTACGTTGCCGCTTTCCATACTGATGTTATTGTCCTATCAATATCAAACGCTCTCCAACGAGTATTACTTTGCTTTTGTGCTGGCTATTTTCGTTATTATCTGGGTAAATGATACGGCGGCTTTCGTGGTAGGTTCCCTCTTGGGGAAACACAAGTTTATCGAAAGGATTTCGCCCAAAAAAACCGTCGAGGGCTTCATCGGGGGAATTGTATTTTCTGTCTTGGCTGCTGTCGTTCTTTCCTCTTTCTTTACCGATTATTCACTGCTTTTCTGGATAGGATTCAGCATTGTTTCAGCACTTTTCGGCACCTTGGGGGATCTGTTCGAGTCACTCATTAAAAGAACTTACGAAGTAAAGGATTCCGGCAGCCTCATTCCCGGACACGGTGGTATTCTCGACCGAATCGACAGCCTGCTTATTGCCATACCGGCAGTTTATATTTATCTCGCTATTATGCTTGTTTCCTAA
- a CDS encoding DUF5606 domain-containing protein — translation MLKKILSVSGKPGLYKLISTSKNLNIVESLLDGKRVPVYLTEKVVALSDVSIYTTEEDVPLREVFQKIKEKENGEKTALGSKSSNGEVFRYFGEVLPNYDTEKVYASDIKKILSWYNILINSKIDFEKVEEANAEGPAGNEPENNEK, via the coding sequence ATGCTAAAGAAGATATTGTCTGTTTCCGGAAAGCCGGGTTTATATAAACTTATCTCTACCAGTAAAAACCTTAATATCGTGGAATCGCTTCTCGACGGCAAAAGAGTTCCCGTTTATTTGACCGAAAAAGTGGTTGCCCTCAGCGATGTCTCTATCTACACAACCGAAGAAGATGTGCCGTTGCGCGAAGTTTTCCAGAAAATAAAAGAAAAGGAGAACGGAGAAAAAACGGCTCTTGGCTCAAAGTCATCCAACGGAGAAGTCTTCCGCTATTTTGGAGAGGTGTTGCCCAACTATGACACCGAAAAAGTATACGCTTCAGACATAAAGAAGATATTGAGCTGGTATAATATTCTTATCAACAGCAAAATCGATTTCGAAAAAGTGGAGGAAGCCAATGCCGAAGGACCTGCCGGTAACGAACCGGAAAACAACGAAAAATAA
- a CDS encoding lactonase family protein, with protein sequence MKREVIFALICAVLFVTCTNRKTKKEDMDTMNKVVASATPNDLFLLVGTYTSEEGSQGIYVYKFDTETGRSDSLSLAEAVNPSYLVVSPDEKFVYAVSENGDGKSTSVAFAFDKERGVLQFLNSSYTESPGPCFIEMDKAGKSVLTANYVGGSISVFKVKDDGTLSSAEAVINFEGSGPDTTRQKSSHLHSIRFSPDTRFLFAADLGTDKIYRYSAIGSVFEGQPVLSRESLKEFPAPAGSGPRHFDFHPTGKYFYLLGELSGDVIVYDYDEGDLKEKQVIATDSVVGSRGSADIHVSPDGKFLYASNRLQADGIAIFSIDPDDGTLTKAGYQPTGRHPRNFVITPNGKFLLVASRDDNKIQVFIINNKTGSLTDTGQDIYVSKPVCLKFAAM encoded by the coding sequence ATGAAGAGAGAAGTCATTTTCGCGCTCATCTGCGCTGTTTTATTCGTAACGTGCACCAACAGAAAAACAAAAAAAGAAGATATGGATACAATGAATAAAGTCGTTGCTTCGGCAACACCAAATGATCTGTTTTTGCTTGTAGGAACTTATACTTCAGAAGAAGGGAGCCAGGGTATTTATGTTTATAAGTTTGATACAGAAACCGGTAGATCTGACTCCCTGAGTCTGGCTGAAGCCGTAAATCCATCCTATCTTGTGGTAAGCCCTGACGAAAAATTCGTATACGCTGTAAGTGAAAATGGGGATGGGAAAAGCACCTCTGTCGCATTTGCGTTCGACAAGGAAAGAGGAGTGCTTCAGTTTTTAAATTCGAGTTATACCGAAAGTCCGGGACCGTGCTTCATAGAGATGGATAAAGCAGGCAAAAGCGTTCTTACGGCAAATTATGTGGGTGGAAGTATTTCAGTATTTAAGGTAAAAGATGACGGAACGTTGTCTTCTGCTGAAGCGGTGATTAATTTTGAGGGCTCGGGACCCGATACGACACGGCAGAAGAGCTCCCACCTGCACAGCATCCGGTTTTCTCCCGATACGAGATTCCTGTTCGCCGCCGACTTGGGAACAGATAAAATATATCGCTACAGCGCTATAGGTTCGGTTTTCGAAGGCCAGCCGGTACTTTCCCGGGAAAGCTTGAAAGAATTTCCTGCTCCCGCCGGTTCAGGACCGCGTCATTTCGATTTTCATCCCACCGGAAAATATTTTTATCTGCTGGGTGAGTTGTCGGGGGATGTAATCGTGTATGATTACGATGAAGGAGACTTAAAAGAAAAACAAGTTATTGCTACGGACTCAGTGGTAGGTTCACGTGGAAGTGCAGATATTCACGTTTCGCCAGATGGGAAATTTCTATATGCCTCCAACCGGCTTCAAGCCGATGGTATAGCCATATTTTCGATTGACCCGGACGACGGAACCCTTACCAAGGCTGGTTATCAGCCGACGGGACGACATCCCCGGAATTTTGTGATCACTCCCAATGGAAAATTCTTGCTTGTGGCTAGCCGTGATGACAATAAAATTCAAGTTTTTATCATCAACAATAAAACCGGCTCTCTCACCGATACCGGACAAGATATTTATGTCAGCAAACCGGTTTGTTTGAAGTTTGCGGCGATGTAG
- a CDS encoding DUF1080 domain-containing protein — protein sequence MKKTTLLFSLLLLFFATLNAQKSGNPVFPGRYADPEATVLGDKYWIYPTFSAPYNQQVFMDAFSSSDLVNWTKHSNIIDTAQVKWAKRAMWAPAIVEKGGKYYLFFAANDIQSNESEGGIGIGVSERPEGPFRDYLERPLIDKFHNGAGHNSVINVPGTDEWFIVYHRRPLTEKDGNSRMTCIDKLEFGADDKILPVVMTNEGVGARPVNKINSFAGQKKTSQKYIQLFNGKNLEGWYTFLKGKGKNSDPNEVFTVKNGNIVISGEEFGCITTDEEFENYKLTVEFKWGERTFAPRVDRARDSGILLHSVGEDGGSGGIWMYSIESQIIEGGTGDIIIVGDGTDNFSATTTVKPGELEESCFYDPEGEARTFVRGRIDWHSRDPQWEDKKDFRGVNDVERPVGQWNRIECYAIGSELLIYLNGKLVNRACSVKPQKGKIQIQSEGAEIFIRKVDLQRL from the coding sequence ATGAAAAAAACAACCTTGCTCTTTAGCCTGTTATTGCTGTTTTTTGCGACGCTTAACGCACAAAAATCGGGGAATCCTGTTTTCCCCGGCAGGTATGCCGATCCCGAAGCGACGGTTTTAGGTGATAAATACTGGATTTATCCTACTTTCTCGGCCCCCTACAACCAGCAGGTGTTTATGGATGCCTTTTCCTCTTCCGACCTGGTGAATTGGACAAAGCACAGCAACATTATCGATACCGCACAGGTCAAATGGGCAAAGAGAGCTATGTGGGCTCCTGCCATTGTGGAGAAAGGCGGAAAATATTACCTTTTTTTTGCAGCCAATGATATTCAAAGTAATGAAAGCGAGGGCGGCATCGGTATTGGCGTTTCGGAGCGTCCCGAAGGTCCTTTCCGTGATTACCTGGAAAGACCGTTAATCGATAAGTTTCATAATGGAGCAGGCCATAATTCGGTCATCAATGTGCCCGGCACAGATGAGTGGTTTATTGTATATCATCGTCGCCCACTGACAGAAAAAGACGGAAATTCCCGCATGACCTGTATTGACAAGTTGGAGTTTGGTGCTGACGACAAGATTCTGCCGGTTGTAATGACAAATGAAGGTGTTGGCGCACGGCCGGTAAACAAAATCAATTCATTCGCCGGACAGAAGAAAACTTCACAAAAATACATTCAGTTGTTTAATGGAAAGAATTTGGAGGGATGGTACACTTTTTTGAAAGGAAAAGGGAAAAACAGTGATCCCAACGAAGTGTTTACCGTAAAAAACGGCAATATTGTTATATCGGGCGAAGAGTTTGGTTGCATAACTACCGATGAGGAATTTGAAAATTACAAACTGACCGTTGAGTTCAAATGGGGTGAAAGAACTTTTGCACCTCGCGTCGACCGGGCACGCGATAGCGGTATATTGTTGCACTCTGTTGGTGAAGACGGAGGATCGGGTGGAATTTGGATGTATTCTATAGAAAGTCAGATTATCGAGGGCGGAACAGGAGATATCATTATCGTAGGTGATGGCACAGACAACTTCTCGGCCACAACAACCGTAAAGCCCGGCGAGCTTGAAGAATCCTGCTTTTACGATCCTGAAGGAGAAGCCAGAACATTTGTTCGCGGGAGGATCGATTGGCACAGTCGTGATCCGCAATGGGAAGATAAAAAAGATTTTCGCGGTGTAAACGATGTGGAAAGACCTGTAGGACAATGGAACCGGATAGAATGTTATGCGATTGGAAGTGAACTTCTCATTTATTTGAACGGCAAGCTCGTGAATCGGGCTTGCAGTGTAAAACCGCAAAAAGGCAAGATACAGATTCAATCGGAAGGAGCTGAAATTTTTATTCGAAAAGTTGATCTTCAACGATTATAG
- a CDS encoding DUF368 domain-containing protein, with protein MDNNNSFRETNSPKARLHGLNPVTDWFVRFIKGIIVGIGFILPGLSGGVLAVIVGMYDPLIKFLANLKEKFLKNVMFFLPFAVGAAVGIVLFAVVVEKAFGQYAAQFVCLFVGFVAGTFPSLFKTAGKQGRKNKDFFILILSALGIFALMLAGGKQLTEVNPHVLSWLASGLLMGLGLIIPGLSPSNFLIYFGMYDKMATGIKDFDFAVIIPLVIGFILCVILFSKIAAYLFKKYYPGMYHFILGLVIGSSLAIFPTVVFPAFQPAQLSAAGLSFTGALLFCLVLFAAGTVASYFFSKLEEKYPREEIF; from the coding sequence ATGGACAATAATAATTCATTCAGAGAAACAAACTCACCGAAAGCAAGACTCCACGGGCTAAACCCTGTAACCGATTGGTTTGTAAGATTTATTAAGGGAATTATAGTAGGAATAGGTTTTATCCTTCCCGGATTATCGGGCGGCGTACTGGCGGTCATTGTGGGAATGTACGATCCGCTGATAAAATTCCTCGCTAACCTGAAAGAGAAATTCCTGAAAAATGTAATGTTCTTTCTGCCTTTTGCCGTCGGTGCTGCGGTTGGAATTGTGCTTTTCGCCGTGGTAGTGGAAAAAGCTTTTGGACAATATGCTGCTCAGTTTGTTTGTTTGTTTGTGGGTTTTGTTGCCGGAACATTCCCGTCGCTATTTAAAACTGCCGGAAAACAAGGACGCAAGAACAAAGATTTTTTTATCCTTATCCTCTCTGCGCTTGGAATTTTTGCGTTGATGCTTGCGGGGGGAAAACAACTGACCGAAGTAAATCCACACGTATTATCTTGGCTTGCATCTGGATTACTGATGGGGTTAGGATTGATCATTCCCGGACTAAGCCCTTCTAATTTCCTGATTTACTTTGGGATGTATGATAAAATGGCTACCGGTATCAAAGATTTCGATTTCGCGGTAATTATTCCGTTGGTGATCGGATTTATTCTTTGTGTGATTCTATTCTCGAAAATTGCGGCATATCTTTTTAAAAAATATTATCCGGGAATGTATCATTTTATTCTTGGTTTGGTTATCGGATCTTCACTGGCAATCTTTCCGACAGTTGTCTTTCCAGCTTTCCAGCCCGCTCAATTGTCTGCAGCCGGACTTAGCTTTACCGGAGCACTGCTTTTCTGTTTGGTGCTTTTTGCGGCGGGGACCGTTGCTTCCTATTTTTTCAGTAAACTGGAAGAGAAATATCCGAGGGAGGAAATATTTTAA
- a CDS encoding TlpA family protein disulfide reductase yields the protein MRYSFMLFLLCCFFTGCVKEETDNRDTGFIVAVGDPAPDFQIHYQDGNTQSLKSLRGKVVLIQFAASWCKVCQDIMPLMEREFNLRYKSHPDFTLFAVCRGQTPEEVQQFAEKVKVTYPLTLDEDESIFRLYALAKAGVTRNVLIDKDGKIVYLTRLYNEQEFAQLNKTIDSLLQP from the coding sequence ATGCGATACTCTTTTATGCTTTTCTTGTTGTGTTGCTTTTTTACAGGATGCGTGAAGGAAGAAACTGACAACCGGGATACCGGATTTATTGTTGCGGTAGGTGATCCGGCTCCAGATTTTCAGATACACTATCAGGACGGAAACACACAATCACTGAAATCACTTCGCGGAAAAGTAGTTTTAATCCAATTTGCCGCTAGCTGGTGCAAAGTATGTCAGGATATTATGCCGCTTATGGAAAGGGAGTTTAATCTCAGATATAAATCGCATCCCGACTTTACCCTTTTTGCCGTTTGCAGAGGACAAACTCCGGAAGAAGTTCAGCAGTTCGCTGAAAAAGTCAAGGTAACTTATCCGCTTACGCTGGATGAAGACGAATCTATTTTCAGGCTGTATGCACTTGCCAAAGCCGGAGTAACACGAAATGTACTGATAGATAAGGACGGAAAAATAGTCTATTTAACCCGCCTTTACAACGAACAGGAATTTGCTCAATTAAATAAAACAATAGATTCGTTGTTGCAACCGTGA
- the pstS gene encoding phosphate ABC transporter substrate-binding protein PstS translates to MKKILLFPAIVLVLGSCVNQNSPIKGNSAISGAGATFPYPFYNIVFRDYMRVNPGMTVNYGAIGSGGGIRSLRDNSVDFGASDAFLSDKELKSMNAEVVHIATCMGGVVMAYTLPGVDSLRLTGELVAEIFMGNIIRWDDPLIVQENPDVELPDLRITPVYRSDGSGTTFNFSDYLCEVSDKWKRSMGKGKALKWSAGIAAKGNPGVAGIVQQTEGAIGYIGSEYALTLKLSTAKLKNKSGNYVDATLETISAAANVDLPDDMRVTLTDSADPNAYPISLLTWILVYKNQQYANRTEKDARDLVNLLTYVLSPEGQEVAAKINYAPLSEQALIKTQKLISEIHYGGKVLQSANPDPLPW, encoded by the coding sequence ATGAAAAAGATTCTACTGTTTCCAGCCATCGTACTTGTTTTAGGTTCTTGTGTCAATCAAAATTCACCCATTAAAGGCAACTCTGCTATATCGGGTGCCGGAGCTACTTTCCCATATCCTTTCTACAACATTGTTTTTCGCGACTATATGCGTGTGAATCCGGGCATGACCGTGAACTACGGAGCCATTGGCAGTGGAGGCGGTATCCGGAGTTTGCGCGATAACTCCGTGGATTTTGGAGCCAGCGACGCTTTTCTTTCCGATAAGGAATTGAAATCAATGAATGCTGAAGTTGTTCATATAGCCACCTGTATGGGAGGTGTGGTGATGGCTTACACGCTTCCGGGCGTTGACAGCTTGCGGTTGACTGGCGAGTTGGTTGCTGAAATTTTTATGGGCAATATCATCCGTTGGGACGATCCGCTTATTGTTCAGGAAAATCCGGATGTAGAACTACCCGATCTGAGAATTACACCTGTTTACCGATCCGATGGCAGCGGTACCACGTTTAATTTCTCCGATTATTTATGCGAGGTGAGTGATAAATGGAAACGCAGCATGGGAAAAGGAAAAGCCCTGAAGTGGAGTGCCGGAATAGCCGCGAAAGGGAACCCTGGAGTGGCGGGAATTGTTCAGCAAACCGAAGGGGCTATCGGTTACATCGGTTCTGAATATGCACTCACATTAAAGCTGTCTACGGCAAAACTTAAAAATAAATCCGGTAATTATGTAGATGCCACACTTGAAACTATCTCGGCTGCTGCTAACGTGGATTTACCCGATGATATGCGGGTCACGCTTACCGATTCTGCCGATCCCAATGCTTACCCAATCAGTCTGTTGACATGGATTTTGGTGTACAAAAACCAGCAATATGCAAACAGAACCGAAAAGGATGCCCGGGATTTAGTCAATTTGCTCACCTACGTGCTCTCACCCGAAGGGCAGGAAGTCGCAGCGAAAATTAATTACGCCCCCTTGTCGGAGCAGGCGTTGATAAAGACACAAAAGTTAATTTCGGAAATCCATTACGGAGGCAAGGTCCTGCAGTCTGCCAATCCGGATCCGTTACCCTGGTAA
- the pstC gene encoding phosphate ABC transporter permease subunit PstC — MKDNLFKAILFTAAASVLLLTAGIIYALVGSASEAFREYGFLGFITNSEWDPRSATEEYGAFSFVVGTLFTASFALLICLLFSLPVALFTGEYFKGTKISSFVSSVVNLLAGIPSIVYGLWGFYAIRPLVVDLGINSQGFGVFTASVVLAIMIIPYASSLSGEFLSMVPNNLKEGAYSMGATRMEVIQHISLPTAGSGIVAAYILALGRALGETMAVTMLIGNTNHVPKGLADTGNTMASIIANQFGEADGLKLSALIAIGLLLFLITAIINFIAKLVMKHLSRV, encoded by the coding sequence ATGAAAGATAACTTGTTTAAAGCTATTTTGTTTACGGCTGCAGCAAGCGTCTTGCTACTTACAGCCGGAATAATTTACGCTTTGGTGGGTAGTGCTTCAGAAGCTTTCAGAGAATATGGTTTTCTCGGTTTTATTACAAATTCCGAGTGGGATCCGAGGTCGGCAACCGAAGAGTACGGAGCGTTTTCTTTTGTTGTGGGAACACTTTTTACGGCATCGTTTGCATTATTGATCTGTCTTCTGTTCTCATTGCCTGTGGCTTTGTTCACCGGAGAATATTTCAAAGGGACTAAGATTTCCTCGTTTGTGAGTTCGGTTGTCAATTTACTTGCTGGAATTCCTTCCATTGTTTATGGTTTGTGGGGATTTTATGCCATACGCCCGCTTGTGGTAGATTTAGGGATAAATTCTCAGGGATTCGGAGTTTTTACGGCATCAGTCGTACTGGCGATCATGATTATTCCTTATGCCTCTTCACTGAGCGGAGAATTTTTGTCGATGGTTCCCAATAACCTGAAAGAAGGTGCTTACAGTATGGGTGCGACAAGAATGGAGGTTATTCAACACATCAGTTTGCCAACGGCCGGCTCCGGGATTGTAGCCGCATATATCTTGGCGCTCGGTAGAGCACTGGGCGAGACTATGGCGGTAACCATGCTTATCGGGAATACCAATCATGTTCCGAAAGGGTTGGCCGATACAGGAAACACCATGGCGAGCATTATTGCCAATCAATTTGGTGAAGCTGACGGGTTGAAACTAAGTGCGTTGATCGCTATCGGGTTGTTGCTTTTTTTAATTACGGCAATTATCAATTTTATAGCAAAACTGGTAATGAAACACTTGTCGAGGGTATGA
- the pstA gene encoding phosphate ABC transporter permease PstA gives MMERKQTSIRYRSSKDKLVFVLVCALSALSMLPLFFILWEVISRGYKNFNLQLFSEVTPSSMDAMLSRINGESIPGGILNGITGTLLIVGVAILLTIPLGLLIGIYLSENPQKKFARLVSYLTDLLQGMPSIVIGIIAYAWVVKPLGGYSALAGSVALTIMMLPMVVRSTEETLKMLPRSYKEAGLALGSSYRNVVFKILLPSGFGGIFTGILLAVSRVMGETAPLMLTALGATVVNWDLMEPTSAIPLLIWDFYNDPNLVDLIWSTSLLLLIVIFLLNWLAKIVARKWKI, from the coding sequence ATGATGGAGAGGAAACAAACAAGCATAAGGTATCGAAGCAGCAAGGACAAATTGGTGTTTGTTCTTGTCTGTGCATTGTCGGCCTTATCGATGCTGCCGTTATTCTTCATTTTGTGGGAAGTAATATCCAGGGGATACAAAAATTTCAACCTACAGCTGTTTTCTGAAGTGACACCGTCGTCGATGGATGCTATGCTATCACGTATCAACGGCGAATCCATACCCGGAGGAATCCTGAACGGAATAACCGGAACTCTGCTCATTGTTGGAGTAGCTATTCTTCTGACAATTCCGCTGGGATTGCTGATTGGGATTTATCTTTCGGAGAACCCGCAAAAAAAGTTTGCCCGGTTGGTCAGCTACCTGACTGACTTGTTGCAGGGAATGCCTTCAATTGTTATTGGAATTATCGCGTACGCATGGGTTGTGAAGCCTTTGGGCGGGTATTCTGCCCTGGCCGGAAGCGTGGCGCTGACGATAATGATGCTGCCTATGGTGGTACGTTCAACCGAAGAGACACTGAAAATGCTGCCTCGTTCCTATAAGGAAGCAGGACTGGCATTAGGTTCTTCCTACAGGAACGTGGTTTTCAAGATATTGCTTCCCTCGGGATTCGGTGGAATTTTTACCGGGATCTTACTCGCTGTCTCCCGGGTAATGGGCGAGACTGCACCCCTGATGTTGACGGCCCTGGGGGCAACCGTGGTAAACTGGGACTTGATGGAGCCAACAAGCGCTATTCCACTTCTGATCTGGGATTTTTACAACGATCCCAACTTGGTCGATTTAATTTGGTCAACCTCATTACTGCTCCTTATCGTCATATTTCTTTTAAACTGGCTGGCAAAAATCGTAGCACGCAAATGGAAGATATAA
- the pstB gene encoding phosphate ABC transporter ATP-binding protein, with protein MEDINYNGNKPILQLKSVSVAYTPDKKAVNEVSADVFPNTITAIMGPSGCGKSTLLRAINRMHDLYPSVKTTGEILLKGKNVLQMNPMEVRRMAGMVFQQPNPFPTMSIYDNVLAGYSLNGIRLNRQEKDRIVEQSLVSVALWDEVKDVMTKRGSFLSGGQQQRLCIARTLALKPELLLMDEPTSALDPISTNKIEELLLDLKSKYTILIVTHNMSQAARISDNSMFMYLGNLIEYGNTRHMFTKPRNKKTEEYLTGVFG; from the coding sequence ATGGAAGATATAAATTATAACGGCAATAAGCCTATCCTACAATTAAAATCGGTGTCGGTAGCATACACACCGGACAAAAAAGCAGTGAATGAAGTATCTGCAGATGTATTCCCCAATACCATCACGGCAATTATGGGGCCGTCGGGATGCGGGAAAAGCACCTTGCTGCGTGCCATTAACCGTATGCACGACTTGTATCCCAGTGTGAAGACGACGGGAGAAATTCTCCTGAAAGGGAAGAATGTACTGCAGATGAATCCAATGGAAGTGCGTCGTATGGCGGGAATGGTTTTTCAGCAGCCCAATCCGTTTCCAACAATGAGTATTTATGATAACGTATTGGCCGGTTATTCCCTTAACGGCATACGTTTAAATAGACAGGAGAAAGACCGTATCGTGGAGCAAAGCCTTGTTTCGGTGGCACTTTGGGATGAGGTAAAAGACGTGATGACCAAACGTGGTTCGTTCCTTTCGGGCGGACAGCAGCAACGACTGTGTATAGCCCGCACGCTGGCCTTGAAACCGGAATTGTTGTTAATGGATGAGCCTACCTCAGCACTTGATCCGATATCAACTAACAAAATTGAAGAATTACTGTTGGATTTGAAATCGAAATACACTATCCTGATTGTTACTCACAACATGTCGCAGGCTGCACGGATTTCGGACAATTCCATGTTTATGTATCTGGGGAATTTGATTGAATACGGCAACACACGCCACATGTTTACGAAACCCCGGAATAAAAAAACCGAAGAATACCTGACCGGTGTATTCGGATAG